From Cystobacter fuscus DSM 2262, one genomic window encodes:
- a CDS encoding FHA domain-containing protein — MPSVKELRARARVEVETFVAEHGPVALIQQPPSLVFQMVAQQMGGSRTVFMAHRSRLTDRLLAMLQGFEHLQVLFLHPKQDGEVFAVGRLESSCSVVVHDPSVSKVHAMLRWSEADGGCTLRDAGSMNGTYVNSVQLGGEEQALLDGDGLAFGDAQFLYVSTQTLHAHLNAAVPTAAR, encoded by the coding sequence ATGCCCTCGGTGAAGGAATTACGGGCGCGGGCCCGGGTGGAGGTGGAGACGTTCGTGGCCGAACATGGCCCCGTGGCGCTCATCCAGCAGCCGCCCTCGCTCGTGTTCCAGATGGTGGCCCAGCAGATGGGCGGCTCGCGCACGGTGTTCATGGCGCACCGCTCGCGGTTGACGGACCGGCTGCTCGCCATGTTGCAGGGCTTCGAGCACCTGCAGGTGCTCTTCCTCCACCCCAAGCAGGATGGCGAGGTCTTCGCCGTGGGCCGGCTGGAGTCGAGCTGCTCCGTCGTGGTGCATGACCCGTCCGTGTCCAAGGTGCACGCCATGCTGCGCTGGAGCGAGGCGGATGGGGGGTGCACCCTGCGCGACGCGGGCTCGATGAACGGCACCTACGTCAACTCGGTGCAACTCGGCGGCGAGGAGCAGGCGCTGCTCGACGGGGACGGGCTGGCCTTCGGGGACGCGCAGTTCCTGTATGTCAGCACCCAGACACTTCACGCGCACCTGAACGCGGCCGTGCCCACCGCCGCCCGCTGA
- a CDS encoding MBL fold metallo-hydrolase has protein sequence MKGLIFEELNGGASCRTYLISSAWTREAIIVDPVLELVPGYLRRLGKDRLQLIAVVDTHTHADHLSGGRELARMMGAVHMGAPAHAVQRPLGEGDELAVGDVRVRVWASPGHTADGLVLVLDDRVLTGDTLLIGATGRTDLPTGDPEAEYESLERLLSLPDDTLVFPAHDYGGRTFSTIGHERVSNPRLRLDREAFLQLMRAPRTEKPERLAESLAYNSRPRDARDAPPEQVFAL, from the coding sequence GTGAAGGGGCTCATCTTCGAGGAGCTGAACGGCGGGGCCAGTTGTCGCACGTATCTGATCTCCAGCGCGTGGACGCGCGAGGCGATCATCGTGGATCCGGTGTTGGAGCTCGTGCCGGGCTACCTGCGGCGGCTGGGCAAGGACCGGCTGCAATTGATCGCCGTGGTGGACACCCATACCCACGCGGACCATCTGTCCGGGGGGCGGGAGCTCGCGCGGATGATGGGCGCGGTGCACATGGGGGCGCCCGCGCACGCGGTGCAACGGCCGCTGGGCGAGGGGGACGAACTCGCGGTGGGCGACGTGCGCGTGCGGGTCTGGGCGAGCCCGGGCCACACGGCCGATGGGCTCGTGCTGGTGCTGGACGACCGGGTATTGACGGGTGACACGCTGCTCATCGGCGCCACGGGCCGTACGGACCTGCCCACGGGTGACCCCGAGGCCGAGTACGAGAGCCTGGAGCGCTTGTTGTCGCTGCCCGACGACACGCTCGTGTTCCCCGCGCATGACTACGGCGGGCGCACGTTCAGCACGATTGGCCACGAGCGCGTCTCCAACCCGCGCCTGCGCCTGGATCGCGAGGCCTTCCTCCAGTTGATGAGGGCGCCGCGCACGGAGAAGCCCGAGCGTCTGGCCGAGTCGCTCGCCTACAACTCGCGGCCCCGCGACGCGCGCGACGCGCCTCCCGAGCAGGTGTTCGCGCTGTAG
- a CDS encoding HET-C-related protein, producing MGTAPGLSFGHESIEDALRDAFPLPERRRQIYFGNWLRDHSQAIDPALIRPANSRNILEGFTRGALTRVLDVMARGEFGNLDTFRVTPKMLGVYRAEEHIDNPHGIEDHSRDDKDFRKKWTQEEVAIDPATGMLNYIANRKGDWVTSAAYVENELRAAAALGMTPEGLRFLGNALHTLEDFYSHSNFTELLLLKLGHLQVYPWAHRKVQAPSPRYPLVTGKFGSNDIQVSLAYVLNENLTATKEYVPGQRTASTEILLILLKDIPSEYLDQKQVRRLEVLLGFKEEFVKNHPLMGRMIDELSKLMSKLPNAILSAQARKHATNVTKSQEEFLSNPSFLHPTHSQLSKDHDDHPLHLLAAALAMEVVREIGGLIAGVWTGKGTVETVVREALKYFVHPEDIQNAATDGRSWVFEWARQWARTNPAKLQLLERGAIINRQFTEAKQAEARIRAQGEAYGAPEALLAKVRGTLQGIEGLA from the coding sequence GTGGGCACGGCGCCAGGGCTGTCCTTCGGGCATGAGTCCATCGAAGATGCTCTGAGAGACGCTTTTCCTCTTCCTGAACGTCGGCGTCAGATCTACTTCGGAAACTGGCTCCGGGATCACTCACAAGCCATCGATCCGGCGTTGATACGTCCTGCGAACAGCCGGAACATCCTCGAGGGCTTCACCCGGGGCGCATTGACTCGAGTCTTGGATGTCATGGCACGTGGAGAGTTCGGGAATCTGGACACCTTCCGGGTCACGCCGAAAATGCTCGGTGTGTATCGGGCAGAAGAGCACATCGACAATCCTCACGGCATTGAGGACCATTCCCGGGATGACAAAGACTTCCGCAAGAAATGGACGCAAGAGGAGGTCGCCATCGATCCGGCAACGGGCATGCTCAACTACATCGCGAACCGCAAGGGCGATTGGGTCACCTCCGCGGCTTATGTCGAGAATGAACTGCGTGCGGCCGCTGCTCTCGGTATGACGCCGGAAGGATTGCGTTTCCTGGGAAACGCGCTTCACACCCTCGAGGACTTCTACTCCCATAGCAACTTCACGGAGTTGCTGCTCCTCAAACTAGGACACCTGCAGGTCTACCCCTGGGCTCATAGGAAAGTCCAGGCTCCCAGTCCGAGGTATCCCCTGGTCACGGGCAAATTTGGATCGAACGACATCCAGGTCAGCCTGGCGTATGTCCTCAACGAGAACTTGACGGCAACCAAGGAATATGTGCCGGGTCAGCGCACTGCCTCCACGGAGATCCTGCTCATTCTCCTCAAGGACATTCCTTCCGAGTACCTTGACCAGAAGCAGGTGAGACGACTGGAGGTACTCCTGGGGTTCAAGGAGGAATTCGTGAAGAATCATCCTCTGATGGGCAGGATGATCGATGAACTCTCCAAGTTGATGTCCAAATTGCCGAACGCGATCCTCTCGGCCCAGGCCAGAAAACATGCAACGAACGTGACGAAATCCCAAGAGGAGTTCTTGAGCAATCCCTCCTTTCTCCATCCTACTCATAGCCAACTCTCCAAGGACCACGACGATCACCCGTTGCATCTGTTGGCCGCCGCATTGGCGATGGAAGTGGTGCGGGAGATCGGTGGTCTCATTGCCGGGGTTTGGACGGGGAAGGGGACTGTGGAGACAGTTGTCCGGGAAGCACTCAAGTACTTCGTTCACCCGGAGGACATCCAGAACGCGGCCACGGATGGCCGGTCCTGGGTTTTTGAATGGGCTCGCCAATGGGCGAGGACGAACCCCGCGAAGCTCCAACTCCTGGAGCGGGGAGCCATCATCAACCGCCAATTCACGGAAGCGAAGCAAGCTGAGGCCCGCATTCGCGCGCAAGGTGAGGCGTATGGCGCTCCCGAGGCCCTACTCGCGAAAGTTCGTGGCACCTTGCAAGGTATTGAAGGACTGGCATGA
- a CDS encoding DUF7738 domain-containing protein, with protein MRFLKQIVLTMALAMGAGSFSCTREKPKDATCDLLVRGTSIQYNGRALPLPGSLTAWEQVFGKHSRMIDTSSNVYVWDEAGVYAIAPSSDEALQSFAVVLHSNTDPFRGAPQYWPKSTFKGRLCVDGSDITPSSRIEDVNRTKQGQPFSRGYLDRIYSYDIIQSPRSVYVRIDLTDEGTPESFYMGFAEETK; from the coding sequence ATGAGGTTTCTCAAACAAATCGTTCTCACGATGGCGCTCGCGATGGGGGCGGGCAGCTTCTCCTGTACTCGGGAGAAGCCAAAGGATGCCACGTGTGACTTGCTGGTTCGAGGGACGAGCATTCAATACAATGGCCGTGCGCTTCCTCTTCCGGGCTCGTTGACTGCGTGGGAGCAGGTTTTTGGCAAGCACTCACGAATGATCGACACCTCTTCCAACGTCTATGTGTGGGACGAGGCAGGGGTTTACGCCATCGCACCGTCTTCGGATGAGGCACTTCAAAGCTTCGCTGTTGTCCTGCATTCGAATACCGACCCCTTCCGCGGGGCTCCTCAATACTGGCCAAAGAGCACATTCAAGGGACGGCTTTGCGTAGATGGAAGTGACATCACCCCCAGTTCGCGGATCGAGGATGTGAATCGAACCAAGCAGGGGCAGCCGTTCTCGCGCGGTTACCTCGATCGGATATACAGCTACGACATCATCCAGTCTCCCCGGAGCGTCTATGTGCGGATAGACTTGACTGACGAGGGGACTCCCGAGTCGTTCTACATGGGTTTCGCCGAAGAGACGAAGTGA
- a CDS encoding Imm52 family immunity protein, with the protein MTEKSYVGAYWGPRKETALECARRAELFFHMLARCDPSFVQWYRAGRGFPRELPGHPVNTEVDALEKWLLQGRSRTDVGKHVIEDMGFRQSMWNAKKEATDINIHCGMYTSWAPNSCLLKVTRESPIRERLLSASVLTGVLTAMATAWDPDFAMASSSEMVELLEKQGFEVRVGWLTYLSRRRGRLPPLPAPVRIEPVGTLGWLLVLSPEPMTASNPEHVAFSSRIRELLDRAGLIAWPRPAPAAE; encoded by the coding sequence ATGACGGAGAAATCCTATGTGGGCGCGTACTGGGGACCGCGCAAGGAGACGGCGCTGGAGTGTGCGCGGCGCGCGGAACTCTTCTTCCACATGCTGGCGCGGTGTGACCCGTCTTTTGTCCAGTGGTACAGGGCGGGCCGAGGCTTCCCCCGTGAACTGCCAGGCCACCCGGTCAACACGGAGGTGGATGCTCTGGAGAAGTGGCTCCTCCAGGGCAGGAGTCGCACGGACGTCGGTAAGCATGTCATCGAGGATATGGGCTTCCGTCAGTCGATGTGGAATGCGAAGAAAGAGGCCACGGATATCAACATCCACTGTGGTATGTATACTTCGTGGGCGCCCAATTCATGTCTGTTGAAAGTGACCCGGGAGAGCCCGATACGGGAGCGGCTCTTGAGTGCCTCTGTTCTGACCGGAGTGCTCACCGCCATGGCCACCGCGTGGGACCCGGACTTCGCCATGGCCAGCTCATCGGAGATGGTGGAGCTGTTGGAGAAACAGGGGTTCGAGGTACGGGTGGGCTGGCTGACGTACCTGTCGCGCCGCCGGGGCCGACTGCCCCCGCTGCCCGCGCCCGTGCGCATCGAGCCGGTGGGAACGCTGGGGTGGCTCCTCGTCCTGTCCCCCGAGCCCATGACGGCGAGCAACCCCGAGCACGTGGCGTTCTCCTCCCGTATCCGAGAGCTGCTCGACCGGGCGGGCCTCATCGCGTGGCCGAGACCCGCTCCCGCGGCGGAGTGA
- a CDS encoding PAS domain-containing sensor histidine kinase, which translates to MPPLSPPDFQLLFEQSPGPYLVAIPDADFTLVAVSDAYLRATLTTREGILGRPFFEVFPDNPADPNATGVRNLRASLERAMATRAPDTMAVQKYDIRRPEAEGGGFEERYWSPINTPVLSPESEVLFLLHRVEDVTDFVRLSRRREEESERTAALQNRNLEIEAELLHRGQELQAANQQLREAVRERDDSLALTAQARAHAERQREWLHSLFMQAPTAIAIFRGPRCLIELANPSMCCLWGRRPEQVLGRPLFEALPETAGQGFEALLDGVLATGVPYVGTELPARLARLEGGGIEEAYFNFVYEPMRDAQGQVDAVIAVASDVTELVWARRRRDALAAEKVRVAEERLRLATEAMELGIWDMDPTTGALEWDERLRALFGLSVGAPVDYPTFLSRVHPEDRLQVEHRVGESLAPGSPGTFAMEFRTRPLENQEERWVSAQGRVHRDASGRPIRFLGTALDITERKCAARELARNAAILEAIIQSIPDALYVGDATGIRLANTPALEMLGFESLAELNQHVATLGDRLQNRSAEDGHRLTMEEEPFMRAIHGQPTTQEVIVRHLLTGKDMVVRCAAAPVRMGEDIVGAVAVNTDVSDRKRAETELRQAAEFRERFIGIVSHDLRNPLNAILLSVNAMMRSDREVQHHVKAVRRIANSAERMGRMIGDLLDFTRGRLGGGIPINPRPANLLAICRQVVEELEVGNPQRQLRLSMAGNFQGEWDPDRLAQLLGNLGKNALDYSPEGLPVDFVLRDGGETVCVEVRNGGAPIPPDLLPLIFEPFRRATDGGHPTSGLGLGLFIVQQIARSHEGLVEVRSTEAEGTTFTVLLPRYAAKGVRGFV; encoded by the coding sequence ATGCCCCCGCTGTCCCCACCTGACTTCCAGCTCCTCTTCGAGCAGAGCCCGGGCCCCTACCTGGTGGCCATCCCGGACGCGGACTTCACCCTCGTGGCGGTGAGCGATGCCTACCTGCGTGCCACCTTGACGACTCGCGAGGGTATCCTCGGCCGCCCCTTCTTCGAGGTGTTCCCCGACAACCCGGCGGATCCGAACGCCACCGGGGTGCGCAACCTGCGCGCCTCGCTCGAGCGGGCCATGGCCACTCGCGCGCCGGACACCATGGCCGTGCAGAAGTACGACATCCGGCGTCCCGAGGCCGAAGGCGGTGGTTTCGAGGAGCGCTACTGGAGTCCCATCAACACCCCCGTCCTCTCCCCCGAGAGCGAGGTGCTCTTCCTCCTCCACCGGGTGGAGGACGTGACGGACTTCGTGCGCCTGTCCCGCCGCCGCGAGGAAGAGAGCGAGCGCACGGCGGCCCTCCAGAATCGCAACCTGGAAATAGAGGCGGAATTGCTTCACCGGGGCCAGGAACTCCAGGCCGCCAACCAGCAACTGCGTGAGGCGGTGCGCGAGCGCGACGACTCCCTGGCCCTGACCGCCCAGGCCCGCGCGCACGCCGAGCGCCAGCGGGAGTGGCTCCATTCGCTGTTCATGCAGGCGCCCACCGCCATCGCCATCTTCCGGGGCCCCCGCTGCCTTATCGAGCTGGCCAATCCTTCGATGTGCTGCCTCTGGGGCCGCCGCCCCGAGCAGGTGCTGGGCAGGCCCTTGTTCGAGGCCCTGCCCGAAACCGCGGGCCAGGGATTCGAGGCGCTACTGGACGGGGTGCTCGCCACCGGAGTGCCCTATGTCGGGACGGAGTTGCCCGCCAGGCTGGCGCGTCTGGAAGGCGGGGGCATCGAGGAGGCGTACTTCAACTTCGTCTACGAGCCCATGCGCGATGCCCAGGGCCAGGTGGATGCCGTCATCGCCGTTGCCTCGGACGTGACGGAGCTGGTGTGGGCACGCCGACGGAGGGATGCGCTCGCCGCCGAGAAGGTGCGCGTCGCCGAGGAACGGCTCCGCCTGGCGACGGAGGCCATGGAATTGGGCATCTGGGACATGGACCCCACTACGGGCGCGCTGGAGTGGGACGAGCGCTTGCGCGCCCTCTTCGGGCTGTCAGTGGGTGCTCCCGTGGACTACCCCACCTTCCTCTCGCGCGTGCATCCCGAGGACCGCCTCCAGGTGGAGCACCGCGTGGGGGAGAGCCTCGCGCCGGGCAGTCCGGGGACCTTCGCCATGGAGTTTCGCACCCGTCCCCTCGAGAACCAGGAGGAGCGGTGGGTGAGCGCTCAAGGCCGGGTCCACCGCGATGCCTCGGGGCGGCCCATCCGCTTCCTGGGCACGGCCCTGGACATCACCGAGCGCAAGTGTGCCGCGCGGGAACTGGCGCGCAACGCGGCCATCCTCGAGGCCATCATCCAGAGCATCCCGGATGCCCTGTACGTGGGAGATGCCACCGGCATCCGGCTGGCCAACACTCCGGCGCTGGAGATGCTGGGCTTTGAATCACTGGCGGAGCTGAATCAGCACGTCGCCACCCTGGGGGATCGACTCCAGAACCGCTCCGCCGAGGACGGCCACCGGCTCACGATGGAAGAGGAGCCCTTCATGCGGGCCATCCATGGGCAGCCGACCACTCAAGAAGTCATTGTCCGCCATCTGCTGACAGGCAAGGACATGGTGGTGCGCTGCGCCGCCGCCCCCGTTCGCATGGGGGAGGACATCGTGGGCGCGGTCGCCGTCAACACCGATGTCTCCGACCGCAAGCGCGCCGAGACGGAGTTGCGGCAGGCGGCGGAATTCCGCGAGCGCTTCATCGGCATCGTCTCCCATGACTTGCGCAATCCGCTCAACGCCATCCTCCTGTCCGTCAACGCGATGATGCGCTCGGATCGCGAGGTCCAGCACCACGTGAAAGCCGTGCGCCGAATCGCCAACAGCGCCGAGCGCATGGGGCGGATGATTGGCGACCTGCTCGACTTCACCCGCGGACGGTTGGGCGGCGGTATTCCCATCAACCCCCGCCCGGCCAATCTCCTCGCCATCTGCCGGCAGGTGGTGGAGGAACTCGAGGTCGGCAACCCCCAGCGGCAGCTCCGGCTGAGCATGGCGGGAAACTTCCAGGGCGAGTGGGACCCGGACCGGCTCGCGCAGCTCCTGGGCAACCTCGGCAAGAACGCGCTGGACTACAGCCCCGAGGGACTTCCCGTGGACTTCGTGCTGCGCGACGGGGGGGAGACCGTGTGCGTGGAGGTTCGCAACGGGGGCGCGCCCATCCCTCCGGACCTGCTCCCGCTCATCTTCGAGCCCTTCCGGCGGGCCACGGACGGCGGACATCCGACGTCCGGCCTGGGTCTGGGCCTCTTCATCGTTCAGCAGATCGCCCGCTCCCACGAGGGCCTCGTCGAGGTGCGCTCCACCGAGGCGGAGGGGACCACGTTCACCGTGTTGCTGCCGCGCTACGCCGCGAAAGGTGTCAGAGGATTCGTCTAG
- a CDS encoding AbfB domain-containing protein: MRGAKLRLTTLLASTVMVGCGGARDTDNADPANHDTEAATVQAAVVSAAAQPVNTVLSWVPLRLNVYYSFGVTTPNYTNRVLRHYDSLARTDVIGTSATEKADSSFRVVAGLADKDCYSLESQNYPGKYLRHANSRIRLDSRDNTRVFDEDATWCTRPGLSGQGVSLESFNFPGRYMRHANAEVWLAQRGGSLPSDTAVSFNEDSSWKAISQASSDFKAWGDETLNKIEQDFRKPGSNLYYEGTDRQATAFNWDAGTQLHALIAGGRIQQAEAFANEMHQAYWCYTKNRWAYNAVAYGCGDRYYDDNAWVAKGLMELYQKTNNATYLNRAKEVLAFSMSGENTPTSNPNGGIRWHEGDTGGHCLCATAPTMAANLMIYRATGTQQYLTDGLRLYNWVKANRFGYGPGYRGYENAVVAQTALLLFKITGNYTYLDDARHMAYAMESTYIDWQTRALRETGQWGGHDMTNAYVDLYETDGDINWLNIVAGYLQFVRDNGKDANGRYPEWWNSVGQPGNPVLLYQASAARAFARMGNTRGGTIKPRDPVAIFRDCNYTGDWRAGLWVGRYKLSDLQFRGIAGKDISSVRVQPGYKVTFYENADFTGASIVKTADDSCLVAAGWNDRANSLVVEPVAPTVVVHNDCNFTSPGINLPVGSYDEDTLRTLGFSPDVISSLQVADGYEAVLYDGGRFDQTSLTTGTNSCLVGAGWNDKAASLIVRKKAAR, translated from the coding sequence ATGAGGGGAGCAAAGCTGCGACTCACGACGCTGCTGGCATCCACCGTGATGGTGGGCTGCGGCGGTGCACGCGATACAGACAACGCGGACCCAGCGAACCACGACACCGAGGCCGCCACGGTCCAAGCCGCCGTTGTCAGTGCTGCTGCGCAACCGGTCAACACCGTCCTGTCCTGGGTACCGCTGCGGCTGAACGTCTACTACAGCTTTGGCGTCACGACGCCGAACTATACCAACCGCGTCCTGCGTCATTATGACAGCCTGGCGCGCACGGACGTCATCGGAACTTCGGCGACCGAGAAAGCGGACTCGAGCTTCCGCGTCGTGGCCGGTCTGGCCGACAAGGATTGCTATTCGCTGGAGTCGCAGAACTACCCGGGCAAGTACCTGCGGCACGCCAACTCACGGATTCGCCTCGACAGCCGCGACAACACCCGCGTGTTCGACGAGGATGCCACGTGGTGCACGCGCCCTGGCTTGTCGGGGCAAGGCGTCAGCCTGGAGTCGTTCAACTTCCCCGGCCGCTACATGCGCCACGCCAACGCGGAAGTGTGGCTCGCGCAGCGGGGCGGTTCGCTGCCCAGCGATACGGCGGTCAGCTTCAACGAGGACTCGAGCTGGAAGGCCATCAGCCAGGCCAGCAGTGACTTCAAGGCCTGGGGAGACGAAACCCTCAACAAGATCGAGCAGGACTTCAGGAAGCCCGGCAGCAACCTCTACTACGAGGGCACGGATCGCCAGGCGACGGCCTTCAATTGGGACGCGGGCACCCAGCTTCACGCCTTGATCGCGGGCGGTAGAATCCAGCAGGCCGAGGCCTTCGCCAACGAAATGCACCAGGCCTACTGGTGCTACACGAAGAACCGCTGGGCGTACAACGCCGTGGCCTATGGATGCGGTGATCGGTACTACGACGACAACGCCTGGGTGGCCAAGGGCTTGATGGAGCTGTACCAGAAGACCAACAACGCCACCTATCTGAACAGGGCCAAGGAGGTCCTGGCGTTCAGCATGAGTGGGGAGAACACCCCGACCAGCAACCCGAACGGCGGCATTCGTTGGCATGAGGGGGACACCGGCGGCCATTGCCTGTGCGCCACGGCTCCGACCATGGCGGCCAACCTCATGATCTACCGGGCCACCGGAACCCAGCAGTACCTGACCGACGGCTTGCGGCTGTACAACTGGGTGAAGGCCAATCGCTTCGGCTACGGCCCTGGCTACCGAGGGTATGAGAACGCCGTGGTGGCCCAGACGGCCCTGCTGTTGTTCAAGATCACGGGCAACTACACCTACCTGGATGACGCGCGCCACATGGCCTACGCCATGGAGTCGACGTACATCGACTGGCAGACCCGCGCGCTGAGGGAAACCGGGCAATGGGGGGGTCACGACATGACCAATGCCTATGTGGACCTCTACGAGACGGATGGCGACATCAACTGGTTGAACATCGTCGCGGGCTACCTCCAGTTCGTGCGTGACAATGGCAAGGACGCGAACGGCAGGTACCCCGAGTGGTGGAACAGCGTGGGGCAGCCCGGCAACCCCGTCCTGCTGTACCAGGCCTCCGCCGCCCGCGCTTTCGCCCGGATGGGGAACACCCGCGGGGGAACGATCAAGCCGAGGGATCCGGTCGCGATCTTCAGGGACTGCAACTACACGGGAGACTGGAGGGCGGGCCTCTGGGTGGGCCGCTACAAGCTGAGCGACCTCCAGTTCCGCGGAATCGCGGGCAAGGACATCTCCTCGGTGCGGGTGCAGCCCGGCTACAAGGTGACCTTCTACGAGAATGCCGACTTCACGGGCGCCTCGATCGTCAAGACCGCGGATGACAGCTGCCTCGTCGCCGCGGGGTGGAATGACCGTGCCAACTCGCTGGTCGTCGAACCGGTTGCGCCCACCGTCGTGGTCCACAATGACTGCAACTTCACCAGCCCGGGCATCAACCTCCCCGTGGGCAGCTACGATGAAGACACCCTGAGGACCCTGGGGTTCAGCCCGGATGTCATCTCCTCCCTTCAGGTGGCCGACGGGTACGAAGCGGTGCTGTACGACGGTGGCCGGTTCGATCAGACCTCCCTCACCACCGGCACCAACAGCTGTCTGGTGGGCGCGGGCTGGAACGACAAGGCCGCCTCGCTCATCGTGAGGAAGAAGGCCGCCAGGTAG
- a CDS encoding patatin-like phospholipase family protein, with protein sequence MEHFKILSLDGGGTWALIEVRALIELFGPETRGHEVLRRFQLVVANSGGSIVAAGLAADFTLGQLLQLFRDEAKRRSIFVERPWYQRMLAAIPALQDLEARYAARKKLEGLERAFSESKQEGFARLTMEEWKARAGQGLADIVITAFDYDRRRAIFFRTRSGSPAASRSPARNPTFAQAVHASSNAPITFFDEPATFLDRRFWDGAMGGYNNPTMAGVVEALSHVGDGAARVEPSAIRVLSLGTGMVLSLPPDATGEVEDKRLLHVPEEPGLASDIRKAALCIVDDPPDSASFVAHVTLGHRLPRDERDVVQDGPVIRLSPVLRPVKRNGRWMYPEKIDPGFYQRVSELGMDAVMKEHVLLIDSLCDAWIQGRIPNQSLRANQDLEPEVGHARFSDALTQLRTWLDGELHPPSVAAAR encoded by the coding sequence ATGGAGCATTTCAAGATTCTGTCGCTGGATGGAGGAGGCACCTGGGCACTCATCGAGGTTCGGGCGCTCATCGAGCTCTTCGGTCCCGAGACGCGCGGCCACGAGGTGCTTCGCAGGTTCCAGCTCGTCGTGGCCAACTCGGGAGGGAGCATCGTCGCCGCGGGCCTGGCGGCGGACTTCACCCTGGGGCAACTGCTGCAGCTCTTCCGCGACGAGGCGAAGCGCCGGAGCATCTTCGTCGAGCGGCCGTGGTACCAGCGCATGCTGGCGGCCATTCCCGCGCTCCAGGACCTGGAGGCGCGCTACGCGGCACGCAAGAAGCTGGAGGGGCTCGAGCGGGCCTTCTCGGAGTCGAAGCAGGAGGGCTTCGCCCGGCTGACGATGGAGGAGTGGAAGGCCCGTGCCGGTCAGGGCCTGGCGGACATCGTCATCACCGCGTTCGACTATGACCGCCGGCGTGCCATCTTCTTCCGGACCCGATCGGGGAGCCCGGCGGCCTCGCGCTCGCCCGCGAGGAATCCCACCTTCGCCCAGGCGGTGCATGCCTCGAGCAACGCGCCCATTACCTTCTTCGACGAGCCCGCCACCTTCCTGGATCGGCGTTTCTGGGACGGGGCGATGGGCGGCTACAACAACCCCACGATGGCCGGGGTGGTGGAGGCCTTGAGCCACGTGGGAGATGGCGCGGCGCGAGTGGAGCCCTCCGCCATTCGCGTGCTCAGTCTGGGCACGGGCATGGTGCTGTCCCTTCCTCCCGATGCCACCGGAGAGGTGGAGGACAAGCGGTTGTTGCACGTCCCCGAGGAGCCGGGCCTCGCCAGTGACATCCGCAAGGCGGCGCTCTGCATCGTCGATGACCCGCCCGATTCCGCCAGCTTCGTCGCGCACGTCACGCTGGGCCACCGGCTGCCCCGGGACGAGCGCGACGTCGTCCAGGATGGGCCGGTCATCCGGCTGAGCCCCGTCCTGCGTCCCGTCAAACGCAACGGCCGCTGGATGTACCCGGAGAAGATCGACCCCGGCTTCTACCAGCGGGTCTCGGAGCTCGGCATGGACGCCGTGATGAAGGAGCACGTGCTGCTCATCGACTCCCTCTGCGACGCGTGGATCCAGGGCCGGATTCCCAACCAGTCCTTGCGCGCCAACCAGGACCTCGAGCCGGAGGTGGGCCACGCACGCTTCAGCGACGCACTCACGCAGCTGCGGACATGGCTCGACGGCGAACTCCATCCGCCTTCCGTGGCGGCGGCACGGTGA